One window from the genome of Rufibacter tibetensis encodes:
- a CDS encoding 2'-5' RNA ligase family protein — MEANPLILTLTLNQEAFDFFTQLRTEYFPPERNYLQAHLTLFHHLPPSENSVLDTLTEICKHQKAMDLEVSDLMSLGNGVAFKIDSQELFELYKHLQSQWEPFLIPQDKQKLRPHITIQNKVKPEVAKETEKEVRQTFNPFRIIGTGFTLWEYMGGPWKLYHQFTFLSE; from the coding sequence ATGGAAGCCAATCCTTTAATCCTGACACTCACCTTAAACCAAGAAGCATTCGACTTCTTCACCCAGCTTCGGACAGAATACTTTCCGCCGGAAAGAAATTACCTACAAGCGCACCTTACCTTGTTTCATCATCTTCCGCCATCTGAAAATTCTGTTTTAGATACACTTACTGAAATCTGCAAACACCAAAAGGCAATGGACTTGGAGGTATCAGATCTGATGTCTTTGGGGAACGGGGTAGCTTTTAAAATTGATAGTCAGGAATTGTTTGAATTGTACAAACACCTGCAAAGTCAATGGGAGCCTTTTCTGATACCACAGGACAAGCAAAAGCTTCGGCCACATATTACCATCCAAAACAAGGTGAAGCCAGAAGTTGCCAAAGAAACTGAAAAGGAAGTAAGGCAAACCTTTAACCCATTTAGAATTATTGGCACGGGATTCACCCTTTGGGAGTACATGGGTGGCCCTTGGAAGTTATACCACCAATTTACCTTTTTAAGTGAATGA
- a CDS encoding aldo/keto reductase, with product MNYRVLGKTGFNVSEISLGTWQVGGRWGEPFNEQTAETIINSAIDAGVNFIDTADVYSDGLSEAAVARVVKSRSEEVFLATKCGRQIQPHVSQGYTPESLTKYVEQSLQNMKLETLDLIQLHCPPTEVYTRPEIFETFDRLKEQGKIRNLGVSVELVDEALMAMKYPNVTTVQVIFNMFRLKPSEQLFSAAKENNIGLIVRVPLASGLLTGKMSHETTFQPEDHRTFNRNGEAFDKGETFSGVDFDLGLDAVEELKQLFPGQEPLAAWALRWILMFPEVSTVIPGASRPEQITSNLNAAALPPLTSEQMEGVQSVYDKFIKQTVHQLW from the coding sequence ATGAACTATAGAGTATTAGGAAAAACTGGATTTAACGTCTCTGAGATCTCTTTGGGCACCTGGCAGGTAGGTGGCCGCTGGGGCGAACCCTTCAATGAGCAAACAGCTGAAACCATCATCAATTCGGCCATTGACGCGGGCGTGAATTTCATTGATACTGCCGACGTCTACAGCGATGGGCTTAGTGAAGCAGCCGTTGCCCGCGTGGTGAAAAGCCGCTCAGAAGAAGTGTTCCTGGCCACCAAGTGCGGACGCCAGATACAGCCGCATGTGTCGCAAGGGTACACTCCGGAAAGCCTCACCAAATATGTGGAGCAAAGCCTCCAAAACATGAAGCTTGAAACCCTTGACCTGATTCAGCTGCACTGTCCGCCCACCGAAGTATATACCCGTCCCGAGATTTTTGAGACCTTTGACCGCCTGAAAGAACAAGGTAAAATCCGCAATTTAGGTGTGAGCGTTGAATTAGTAGACGAGGCCCTGATGGCCATGAAGTACCCCAACGTGACCACGGTGCAAGTAATCTTCAACATGTTCCGCCTGAAGCCCAGCGAGCAGCTTTTCTCTGCCGCCAAAGAAAACAACATAGGCTTGATTGTGCGGGTACCTTTAGCCAGCGGATTACTGACCGGCAAAATGTCGCATGAAACTACCTTCCAACCCGAAGACCACCGCACCTTTAACCGCAACGGCGAAGCTTTTGACAAAGGCGAAACGTTCTCGGGCGTGGACTTTGACCTGGGGTTGGATGCAGTTGAAGAATTGAAACAGTTGTTCCCGGGACAGGAGCCATTGGCAGCCTGGGCCCTTCGCTGGATTCTGATGTTTCCAGAGGTAAGTACCGTCATCCCTGGTGCCTCACGTCCAGAGCAGATTACTTCTAACCTCAATGCCGCTGCTTTGCCGCCGTTAACCTCAGAGCAAATGGAAGGTGTGCAGTCTGTCTACGACAAGTTTATTAAACAAACCGTGCACCAGCTTTGGTAA
- a CDS encoding Mut7-C RNAse domain-containing protein: MEHTAHLLFHGALNDFLPKYDRGQWVTYRFTGAPAVKDVVEACNVPHPEIGSIAVNGRKVPFSQPVQPNGKVEVYPAVAEGTIDVLPPLQISSPVPARFVLDVHLGKLVRYLRLLGFDTCYENHYDDQTIAQIAAQEQRIVLTRDIGLLKIKTVQCGYWLRSQQWEKQLREVLHRFHLMPQLQPFTRCMGCNGLIKEVEKKVVMSLLPPKTKQFFHTFYQCTHCKRVYWKGSHFDKMQRFLDRLSMDE; this comes from the coding sequence ATGGAACATACCGCCCACCTTCTTTTCCACGGTGCCCTCAACGACTTCCTCCCGAAGTATGATCGTGGGCAATGGGTCACCTATAGGTTCACGGGAGCACCGGCAGTCAAAGATGTGGTGGAAGCCTGCAATGTGCCGCATCCGGAAATTGGTAGCATCGCCGTGAATGGGCGTAAGGTGCCGTTTTCCCAGCCGGTGCAGCCTAACGGAAAAGTAGAGGTGTACCCTGCTGTAGCAGAGGGAACAATAGATGTTCTGCCGCCTCTGCAAATCTCCTCACCAGTACCCGCCCGTTTCGTACTGGATGTACATCTGGGTAAACTAGTCCGGTACCTGCGGTTGCTGGGTTTTGATACCTGCTATGAAAACCACTATGATGACCAGACCATTGCCCAGATTGCCGCGCAGGAGCAGCGCATTGTGCTTACCAGAGACATCGGACTGCTAAAGATAAAGACAGTGCAATGTGGCTACTGGCTCAGGTCGCAGCAATGGGAAAAGCAGTTGCGGGAGGTGCTGCACCGGTTTCATCTCATGCCGCAGCTACAGCCCTTCACCCGCTGTATGGGCTGCAACGGCTTAATTAAGGAAGTCGAAAAAAAGGTGGTAATGTCCCTGCTGCCGCCTAAAACGAAGCAGTTCTTCCATACCTTCTACCAATGTACCCACTGTAAGCGGGTGTACTGGAAAGGCTCTCATTTTGACAAAATGCAACGTTTTCTGGACCGCCTTTCCATGGACGAATAA
- a CDS encoding DUF4268 domain-containing protein: MYTREQASQLRQAFWTTFGQYIAPHPSAEGLKINWSNYKTGIKHVYFRMRAETKVASIGIEITHPDPELQELFYEQFLELKGYLHETLGEEWEWDLHTTNEFGETITRIYKEIRPVNVFNREDWPALISFFKPRIIALDEFWSDAQYSFESLK, encoded by the coding sequence ATGTATACCAGAGAACAAGCTTCCCAACTGAGACAAGCCTTTTGGACCACCTTTGGGCAATATATTGCGCCGCATCCATCGGCGGAGGGTTTGAAGATCAATTGGTCTAACTACAAAACAGGAATTAAGCACGTGTACTTCAGGATGCGGGCCGAAACCAAAGTAGCCTCCATTGGCATAGAAATCACCCATCCAGACCCCGAACTGCAGGAGTTGTTTTATGAGCAGTTTCTGGAATTAAAAGGCTATCTGCACGAAACCTTGGGCGAGGAGTGGGAATGGGATTTGCACACCACCAATGAGTTTGGCGAAACCATTACCCGTATTTACAAAGAGATAAGGCCGGTCAACGTCTTCAACCGGGAAGACTGGCCCGCCCTGATCTCCTTCTTCAAACCCAGAATCATTGCCTTAGATGAATTCTGGAGTGATGCCCAGTACAGCTTTGAATCTTTAAAGTAG
- a CDS encoding transmembrane-type terpene cyclase, producing MLQDPVHINDALSKFLMIGSGLFWTIAYILILRRGYKDKYYGMPMAALCANVSWEFIFAFVYPHPQPQLYIDYLWLVFDVGILVQYLAYGRSEFPEHLPKKLFYVTFLFTLVYCALTITAMAQEFNDYIGIYAAFAQNLMMSVLFIRMLLKRNSSRGQSGYIALSKMVGTIFPSILFYLYFPNSNLLLLLFCGIFVLDVVYFLLLYAKMKTDGINPWKRI from the coding sequence ATGTTACAAGATCCGGTTCATATCAATGACGCTTTAAGCAAGTTCTTAATGATAGGAAGTGGGCTATTTTGGACCATAGCCTATATTCTCATTCTTCGGCGCGGCTACAAAGACAAGTACTACGGCATGCCCATGGCGGCGCTCTGTGCCAATGTTTCCTGGGAGTTTATCTTTGCTTTTGTGTACCCGCACCCACAGCCCCAGTTGTACATAGATTACCTGTGGCTTGTATTTGACGTGGGCATTCTGGTGCAGTACCTGGCTTATGGCCGGAGCGAGTTCCCGGAGCACCTTCCCAAAAAACTGTTCTACGTCACTTTCCTTTTTACCCTCGTCTATTGCGCGCTCACCATTACGGCCATGGCACAGGAGTTCAATGACTACATTGGCATTTACGCAGCGTTCGCCCAGAACCTGATGATGTCGGTGCTCTTTATCCGGATGCTGCTGAAGCGGAACAGTTCTAGGGGGCAGTCGGGGTATATAGCCTTGAGCAAGATGGTGGGGACCATCTTTCCATCCATCCTGTTTTACCTGTATTTTCCCAACTCCAATTTACTTCTTCTGCTCTTCTGCGGCATCTTCGTGCTGGACGTCGTGTACTTCCTTTTACTATATGCCAAAATGAAAACTGATGGAATCAATCCCTGGAAGCGGATTTGA
- the moaC gene encoding cyclic pyranopterin monophosphate synthase MoaC encodes MSSLSHINDQGLPSMVDISQKQVTIRTAIAESTVQFPEEVFEQLSGQNFLTKKGAVFQTAIIAGVMAAKKTSDIIPLCHPLALSTCKIDIEPADNFALKVICLVRCEGKTGVEMEALTGASAAALCIYDMCKALTHDITISNVRLLHKTGGKSDINPGK; translated from the coding sequence ATGAGTTCGCTTTCCCATATAAATGATCAGGGCTTGCCTAGCATGGTAGACATTTCCCAAAAACAAGTAACCATAAGAACGGCCATTGCCGAATCTACTGTGCAGTTTCCGGAGGAAGTATTTGAGCAGCTATCCGGACAGAACTTCCTTACCAAAAAGGGAGCGGTATTCCAGACGGCCATCATTGCCGGGGTAATGGCAGCTAAAAAAACGTCAGACATTATCCCGTTGTGCCACCCATTGGCGCTTTCAACCTGCAAAATAGACATTGAACCCGCTGATAATTTTGCGTTGAAAGTGATATGCCTGGTACGGTGCGAAGGAAAAACGGGTGTTGAGATGGAGGCTTTGACTGGCGCTTCAGCGGCGGCACTTTGCATTTACGACATGTGCAAAGCCTTGACCCATGACATCACCATTTCAAATGTCAGGCTGCTTCATAAAACCGGCGGTAAATCAGACATCAATCCCGGCAAGTAA
- a CDS encoding molybdopterin molybdotransferase MoeA, with protein sequence MISAEEALQLVRQYKVTLEVEEVALLKSLHRVLAQEVKADRDFPPFDRVTMDGIAIRAEDFLSGLRSFPIAQLQAAGAPQTSLDQAGTCIEIMTGAMLPRNANAVVPYEVCIIQDGIATIQAEQVVKGQNIHVQGSDEKVGATLIAAGTKITPAMIGTLASVGLSRVQVYSLPKIAICSTGDELVEVHETPLPHQIRRSNAYMLAAALLEEHLQANLFHLPDHPELMHENLSSIIQEHDVVLLSGAVSKGKFDFLPHVLEQLGLELVFHKIAQKPGKPMLFGTLPAGKIVFGFPGNPVSTFVCYHLYFRAWLQASLGLPPQQQSAQLAQPITYKPALTYHVPVVLRNEEGILKAIPVSTTGSGDLTSILKAKALLSLPTNKTEFKEDEWYPLTLL encoded by the coding sequence ATGATTTCAGCAGAAGAAGCTTTACAACTGGTGCGGCAGTACAAAGTTACCTTAGAGGTTGAAGAGGTTGCCCTACTAAAGTCACTTCACCGAGTACTGGCCCAAGAGGTGAAAGCCGACCGGGATTTTCCACCCTTTGACCGGGTCACGATGGACGGCATTGCCATCAGAGCCGAAGATTTCCTCTCAGGCCTAAGGTCTTTCCCCATTGCTCAGCTTCAGGCGGCAGGTGCTCCCCAAACCAGCCTGGACCAGGCAGGAACCTGCATAGAAATAATGACTGGCGCCATGCTGCCTCGCAACGCCAACGCCGTAGTTCCCTATGAAGTTTGTATCATTCAAGACGGAATCGCTACCATTCAAGCCGAACAGGTGGTAAAGGGCCAGAACATCCACGTTCAGGGATCAGATGAGAAAGTTGGAGCTACTTTGATTGCAGCCGGTACAAAAATCACCCCAGCTATGATTGGCACGTTGGCTTCAGTAGGCTTGTCTAGGGTGCAGGTTTATTCTCTACCTAAAATAGCTATTTGCTCAACCGGTGATGAGTTGGTGGAAGTACACGAAACGCCCCTGCCCCACCAAATCAGGAGGTCCAATGCCTACATGTTGGCAGCGGCTTTACTAGAGGAGCATCTTCAGGCAAATCTATTTCATTTACCAGACCATCCGGAGCTAATGCACGAGAACCTGTCTTCCATCATACAGGAGCATGATGTGGTTCTGCTATCCGGGGCAGTTTCAAAAGGAAAGTTTGATTTTCTGCCGCACGTACTGGAGCAATTGGGTTTAGAGCTTGTTTTTCATAAAATAGCCCAAAAGCCTGGTAAGCCCATGCTGTTTGGCACTTTGCCTGCCGGGAAGATCGTCTTCGGGTTTCCTGGTAATCCGGTCTCCACGTTTGTATGCTACCACCTGTACTTCAGAGCTTGGCTGCAGGCTTCCCTGGGTTTGCCACCTCAACAGCAGTCTGCACAGTTGGCTCAACCCATCACCTATAAACCTGCTCTCACATATCATGTGCCAGTAGTTTTACGCAACGAAGAAGGCATCTTGAAAGCTATTCCCGTATCAACCACAGGTTCCGGAGATTTAACCAGCATTCTTAAGGCAAAAGCCTTACTTTCTCTTCCCACAAATAAAACTGAATTCAAAGAAGACGAGTGGTACCCTCTCACTTTACTCTAA
- a CDS encoding molybdenum cofactor biosynthesis protein MoaE, whose amino-acid sequence MLIKIVEDVDLNEAYHYLQDPGAGGIDLFVGTVRDHAQGKQVVKLVFEAYAPMALNEMQKLAGAAQQQWPIAKLVMVHAVGEKMVGEPVVIIGVASAHRDAAFTACRFLIDELKKTVPIWKKEYYEDNSVWVNAHP is encoded by the coding sequence ATGCTGATAAAGATAGTAGAAGACGTAGACCTGAATGAGGCCTACCACTATTTACAAGACCCGGGTGCTGGCGGAATTGACCTTTTTGTAGGAACTGTAAGGGACCATGCGCAGGGAAAACAGGTAGTAAAACTGGTGTTCGAAGCCTACGCTCCTATGGCCTTGAATGAAATGCAGAAACTTGCAGGAGCTGCGCAACAGCAGTGGCCCATAGCTAAGTTGGTGATGGTGCACGCTGTAGGTGAGAAAATGGTGGGAGAACCAGTCGTGATCATTGGAGTAGCCTCGGCGCATCGTGATGCCGCGTTTACCGCCTGCCGTTTCCTGATTGACGAGCTGAAAAAGACTGTTCCTATCTGGAAGAAAGAATATTACGAAGACAACAGCGTGTGGGTCAACGCCCACCCGTAA
- the moaA gene encoding GTP 3',8-cyclase MoaA: MSESLLIDKYGRQLSYLRLSVTDRCNFRCYYCMPEEGMNFAARQELLSFEELYQLSALFCSMGVNKIRITGGEPFVRAGIIPFLRKLSQIPGLEEITVTSNGTLNQKQIKALQEIGIRKINISLDSLDRERFFKITRRDSFDSVFASIFSLMESGFDIKLNCVVAENKNIQDIVPFVELTKDRPIAVRFLEEMPFNGSSTFGTPQWSHREIYQHITNHYPTLEKLQSEASSTSVNYKVPGYAGSFGIIPSFSRTFCGTCNRIRLGATGELRTCLYGPPATNLRDVIRSGNTTEQVAQEILEAVSRREKDGFAAEASHGTAIHESMSVLGG, from the coding sequence ATGAGTGAATCACTTTTGATAGATAAATACGGACGGCAATTGTCGTACCTGCGGCTCTCGGTCACCGACCGGTGTAACTTCCGGTGCTACTACTGTATGCCCGAAGAAGGAATGAATTTTGCCGCGCGTCAGGAACTTCTCTCGTTTGAGGAATTGTACCAGCTTTCGGCGCTCTTTTGCAGCATGGGCGTAAACAAGATCAGAATCACGGGCGGCGAGCCTTTCGTGCGCGCCGGAATCATTCCTTTTTTACGAAAACTGAGCCAAATTCCCGGGCTGGAGGAAATCACCGTTACCAGCAACGGTACCCTCAACCAGAAACAGATCAAAGCCCTGCAGGAAATCGGTATCCGTAAAATCAACATCAGCCTGGATTCTCTGGACCGGGAAAGATTCTTCAAGATCACCCGCCGCGACAGTTTTGACAGCGTGTTTGCCTCTATCTTCAGTTTGATGGAATCTGGCTTTGACATCAAGTTGAATTGCGTGGTGGCTGAGAACAAGAACATCCAGGACATTGTGCCTTTTGTGGAGCTGACCAAAGATCGACCCATTGCCGTTAGGTTTCTGGAAGAAATGCCCTTTAATGGCAGCAGCACCTTTGGGACACCCCAGTGGAGCCACCGCGAGATTTACCAGCACATCACTAATCATTACCCAACACTGGAGAAGCTGCAGAGTGAGGCATCCTCTACCTCGGTGAACTACAAGGTTCCGGGGTACGCAGGCTCCTTCGGGATAATCCCTTCATTTAGCCGGACATTCTGCGGCACCTGCAACCGCATCCGGTTAGGTGCCACGGGTGAACTAAGAACCTGCCTGTACGGACCACCGGCCACCAACCTACGTGATGTCATCAGGAGCGGAAACACGACAGAACAAGTAGCACAGGAAATCTTGGAAGCAGTATCACGACGCGAGAAGGATGGTTTTGCGGCTGAGGCAAGCCACGGTACAGCCATCCATGAATCCATGTCGGTGTTGGGAGGATAG
- a CDS encoding cryptochrome/photolyase family protein: MSDNAGLYHAFTSGFPVLPIFIFDQDILDQLSSKQDRRVAFIQAAITRLQDQLQTFGSSLLVKHGSPLEIISQLLIRFEVKAVYANHDYEPYALARDQEVAALLEARGVGFHTFKDQVIFEKSEVVKPDGSPYRVFGAYRNKWMATLSDFHLRSYPNEQDSAHFLKIESFPLPGLEDIGFAAPDNNEFPPEAVQKSIISTYDQTRNLPALPGTTRLGLHLRFGTVSVRKLARQGMSLNAVWLGELIWREFFMMILYHFPHVVQRPFHLEYEHMEWLNNEEQFERWCTGTTGYPIVDAGMRELNATGFMHNRVRMIAASFLVKHLLIDYRWGEAYFAQHLLDFDLSANNGNWQWCAGTGCDAAPYFRVFNPETQTKKFDKQQQYLKKWIPELGTPAYPATMVDQAMVRERVLKAYKEALAKGRNR; this comes from the coding sequence TTGTCAGATAACGCCGGCCTGTATCACGCGTTTACCTCCGGGTTTCCGGTTCTACCAATCTTCATTTTTGACCAGGACATTTTAGACCAACTTTCGTCAAAACAGGACCGAAGAGTGGCTTTTATCCAAGCCGCCATCACCCGCTTGCAGGATCAACTACAAACCTTCGGTTCCTCCCTGCTGGTGAAACACGGTTCTCCCCTGGAGATTATCTCCCAATTGCTGATTCGGTTTGAGGTGAAGGCCGTATATGCCAACCACGACTATGAACCCTATGCCTTGGCCAGGGACCAGGAAGTAGCCGCGCTGCTGGAAGCGAGGGGAGTTGGCTTTCATACCTTCAAAGACCAGGTCATCTTTGAGAAAAGCGAAGTGGTAAAGCCAGACGGGTCTCCGTACAGGGTATTCGGTGCTTACCGAAACAAGTGGATGGCCACCCTTTCAGATTTTCACCTGCGCTCTTACCCCAATGAGCAGGATTCTGCGCATTTTCTGAAAATAGAATCTTTTCCTTTGCCTGGTTTAGAAGACATTGGGTTTGCCGCGCCAGACAATAATGAGTTTCCGCCGGAGGCGGTGCAGAAAAGCATCATCAGTACTTATGACCAGACCCGCAACTTGCCCGCGCTACCTGGTACCACCCGCCTGGGTTTGCACCTGCGCTTTGGAACAGTTAGTGTCAGGAAACTGGCCCGGCAGGGAATGTCTTTGAACGCGGTGTGGCTGGGAGAACTTATCTGGCGCGAGTTCTTTATGATGATTCTCTACCACTTCCCGCATGTGGTGCAACGTCCTTTTCACCTGGAGTACGAGCACATGGAATGGCTCAACAACGAGGAGCAATTTGAGCGCTGGTGCACGGGCACCACGGGCTACCCTATTGTAGATGCCGGCATGCGCGAGCTCAATGCCACGGGGTTCATGCACAACCGCGTGCGCATGATTGCCGCCAGCTTTCTGGTTAAACACCTGCTCATTGACTATCGCTGGGGAGAAGCCTACTTTGCCCAACACCTGCTGGACTTTGACCTTTCAGCGAACAACGGCAACTGGCAATGGTGCGCCGGAACCGGCTGTGACGCGGCTCCTTACTTCAGGGTGTTCAACCCAGAAACTCAAACCAAGAAGTTTGATAAGCAGCAGCAGTACCTTAAGAAATGGATCCCTGAACTGGGCACCCCAGCGTACCCCGCTACTATGGTAGACCAAGCCATGGTCCGTGAACGGGTTTTGAAAGCGTATAAAGAAGCCTTGGCCAAAGGCAGAAATAGGTAA
- a CDS encoding sulfite exporter TauE/SafE family protein, whose amino-acid sequence MMTFDLNLLLLVLSFFVIATLYSSVGFGGGSSYLALLALFLPNFLEIKSTALLCNLVVVSGSTYLFYKDGLFDLKKFLPLVLCSVPAAFLGATFALSQAVFFICLGCVLVFSGVLLIVQYFTQPVASQIQYSQHTRLFNLILGAGAGFVSGLVGIGGGILLSPVLHLLRWANPKTIAALASFFILVNSIAGLAGQIASGNFKAEPTLLLPLLLAVFIGGQLGTRISLRKIQPQVVKGLTGAFVLFIGLKLVLSYT is encoded by the coding sequence ATGATGACTTTTGACCTGAACCTCCTTTTGCTGGTGCTCAGCTTCTTTGTCATTGCCACCCTTTACTCCTCGGTAGGGTTCGGGGGTGGCTCCAGCTATTTGGCTTTGCTGGCCTTGTTCTTGCCTAACTTTTTGGAGATCAAATCAACCGCCCTGCTTTGTAATTTGGTGGTGGTTTCTGGCAGTACGTACCTCTTCTACAAAGATGGGCTGTTTGACTTGAAGAAGTTTCTACCTTTGGTGCTGTGCAGTGTTCCGGCCGCCTTTCTGGGAGCTACCTTTGCGCTTTCCCAAGCAGTATTCTTTATTTGTTTAGGTTGTGTATTAGTCTTTTCGGGCGTGCTCCTGATTGTACAGTACTTTACCCAGCCCGTAGCTAGCCAAATACAATACTCACAGCATACCAGGCTCTTCAATTTAATATTAGGGGCAGGAGCCGGCTTTGTTTCTGGGTTAGTAGGTATTGGCGGAGGGATTCTGTTGTCGCCGGTACTACATTTGCTTAGGTGGGCGAACCCTAAAACGATTGCGGCCTTAGCTTCCTTTTTCATTCTGGTAAACTCCATAGCGGGTTTGGCAGGACAGATAGCCAGCGGCAACTTCAAAGCCGAGCCTACCCTCCTGTTGCCTTTGTTACTGGCTGTCTTTATAGGCGGACAGCTGGGCACCCGGATAAGCCTGCGTAAAATCCAGCCGCAAGTAGTGAAAGGCTTGACGGGAGCATTCGTCCTGTTCATTGGCCTCAAGCTGGTTCTGAGTTACACCTGA
- a CDS encoding HesA/MoeB/ThiF family protein produces MDNRYSRQVQLPGFGPEAQQKLVEAKVLVVGAGGLGVPVLQYLTGMGIGYLGLVDGDQISLSNLHRQVLYSTAEVGQLKVEVAVQKLAQLNPEIQFTSYKTHLTPQNALEIIQGYDLVIDATDNFEARYLINDACVVLGKPFVYGALHQFEGQVSVFNYHGGPTYRCLYPTPPSASEIPDCNTAGVLGVVPGLIGMQQALEAVKVLTGVGKSISGSLLMLDYLNLTQYKIKLKANPQNQSIQTLQSSYVVDSCSTVPEVSVHEVYEWFSQGKKFLLLDVREQNEYAQAHLQKALLTPLGVLPFQLDQLPLHLPVVTICQKGGRSLKAAELLLKKEPGLEVFSMAGGMEAWLHQLPDTLVVK; encoded by the coding sequence ATGGACAACCGTTATAGCCGACAAGTACAACTACCTGGATTTGGCCCCGAGGCCCAGCAAAAACTGGTGGAGGCCAAGGTGCTGGTGGTAGGTGCCGGGGGCTTAGGCGTTCCTGTGCTGCAGTACTTAACCGGTATGGGCATTGGTTACCTAGGACTGGTAGACGGAGACCAGATCAGTTTAAGTAACCTGCACCGCCAGGTGTTGTACAGCACTGCTGAAGTAGGCCAATTGAAGGTAGAAGTAGCTGTACAAAAACTGGCACAATTGAACCCGGAAATCCAGTTCACTTCTTACAAAACACATCTCACCCCGCAGAATGCTTTAGAAATCATACAGGGGTATGATTTAGTCATAGATGCAACCGATAACTTTGAAGCCCGATATCTCATCAATGACGCTTGTGTGGTGCTGGGCAAACCGTTTGTTTACGGTGCGCTGCACCAGTTTGAGGGTCAGGTAAGCGTATTCAACTACCATGGAGGTCCCACCTACCGCTGCCTCTACCCTACGCCGCCTTCTGCTTCAGAAATCCCAGATTGCAATACAGCCGGGGTGCTGGGCGTAGTACCTGGACTCATAGGCATGCAACAAGCGTTAGAAGCGGTAAAAGTGCTGACGGGCGTAGGAAAATCCATCTCTGGGTCTTTGCTTATGCTGGATTACCTGAACCTGACCCAGTACAAAATAAAGCTGAAAGCCAACCCGCAGAACCAAAGCATACAAACTTTACAATCTTCATATGTGGTAGATTCGTGCAGTACTGTTCCAGAAGTTTCTGTTCATGAGGTATATGAATGGTTTAGCCAGGGAAAGAAATTTTTGCTGCTGGACGTTAGGGAACAGAACGAATATGCCCAGGCACATTTGCAGAAAGCGCTACTTACGCCCCTAGGCGTTCTGCCTTTCCAACTAGATCAGTTGCCCCTGCATCTTCCGGTGGTGACCATCTGCCAGAAAGGAGGCCGCAGTTTGAAAGCTGCTGAACTGCTGCTGAAAAAGGAACCCGGGCTTGAGGTATTCAGTATGGCAGGTGGCATGGAGGCATGGCTCCACCAATTACCAGATACCCTAGTAGTAAAATGA
- a CDS encoding aldo/keto reductase — translation MKYNQLGTSTLTVSEISFGCMSLPNDESESISLLHQALGGGITLFDTADLYEKGKNEETVGKAFKGKRDQVVLATKVGNQWRPDGSGWDWNPTKAYILESVEKSLRSLQTDYIDLYQLHGGTIEDPIDETIEAFELLKEQGKIREYGMSSIRPNVIRQYVKKSNLVSVMMQYSLLDRRPEEQMLDLLHDHKIGVLARGSLAQGLLLGKTPKTYLNHTLEEVTQTAEALKAIAGAENVLNTSVKYVLHHPAVTTAVLGIRTASHLEQAFAVVKAPSLSEETLLYLHKQIPAEVYEHHRN, via the coding sequence ATGAAGTATAACCAACTTGGTACCTCCACCTTAACGGTAAGTGAAATAAGCTTCGGGTGCATGTCTTTACCCAATGACGAGTCTGAAAGCATTTCTCTTCTGCATCAGGCTTTAGGCGGCGGCATCACCTTATTTGATACCGCAGATTTGTATGAGAAGGGAAAGAACGAGGAGACTGTGGGCAAAGCCTTCAAAGGAAAACGGGACCAGGTGGTGCTGGCTACCAAGGTAGGAAATCAGTGGCGGCCCGATGGCAGCGGCTGGGACTGGAACCCCACCAAAGCTTATATTCTGGAGTCGGTGGAGAAAAGCCTGAGAAGCCTTCAAACCGACTATATAGATCTCTACCAACTGCACGGTGGCACCATTGAAGACCCCATAGACGAAACCATTGAGGCGTTTGAGCTGCTGAAAGAGCAGGGCAAGATACGGGAGTATGGCATGTCCTCCATCAGGCCCAACGTGATCAGGCAGTACGTGAAGAAGTCTAACCTGGTAAGTGTCATGATGCAGTACAGTCTTCTGGACCGCCGCCCCGAGGAACAAATGCTGGATTTGCTGCACGACCATAAAATAGGCGTTCTGGCCCGGGGAAGCTTGGCGCAGGGCCTTTTATTGGGCAAAACCCCGAAGACGTACCTAAACCACACCCTAGAAGAAGTAACCCAAACTGCCGAAGCGTTGAAAGCCATTGCCGGTGCAGAGAACGTTCTAAACACGTCGGTGAAATATGTTCTGCACCATCCGGCCGTGACTACCGCAGTGCTGGGCATCAGGACGGCCTCTCACCTGGAACAGGCTTTTGCCGTGGTCAAAGCACCTTCGCTATCAGAAGAAACCTTGCTTTATTTGCATAAACAAATTCCAGCAGAAGTGTATGAGCACCACCGAAATTAA